The following coding sequences lie in one Neosynechococcus sphagnicola sy1 genomic window:
- the sbcD gene encoding exonuclease subunit SbcD: protein MIKILHLSDIHLGSGFIHGRINPATGLNTRLEDFVATLGQCIDRAIAEPVDLVLFGGDAFPDATPPPVVQEAFASQFRRLADAQIPTVLLVGNHDQHSQGQGGASLCIYRTLGVPGFMVGDRLHTYCIQTSHGPVQVMTLPWLTRSTLLTRPETEGLSLGEVNQLLIERLRVALEGEIRQLDPDIPTVLLAHLMADTARYGAERFLAVGKGFTIPLSLLTRPCFDYVALGHVHRHQILCEQPPVVYPGSIERVDFSEAQEDKGFMLIHLGQGQTQLEFCPLSVRSFHTVEVDVSDVADPQAALMAALKPDQIESAVVRLIYRLRTEQLDQVDTALLHQALSSAHSYTIQPELISQLARSRLPELGADSSLDPLEALKTYLASREDLQDIATDLLEAAQHLLTDASIDDKPEVASVTVSPTLATSSDSEPQGQLRLL, encoded by the coding sequence ATGATTAAAATCCTGCATCTCTCTGATATTCACTTGGGTAGTGGCTTTATCCACGGGCGCATCAACCCTGCCACAGGGCTGAATACTCGCCTAGAGGATTTTGTCGCCACCTTGGGACAGTGCATCGATCGCGCCATTGCCGAGCCTGTTGATCTGGTGTTGTTTGGGGGCGATGCCTTCCCTGATGCCACCCCTCCCCCCGTCGTTCAAGAAGCATTTGCCAGTCAGTTCCGTCGCCTTGCAGATGCTCAGATCCCCACCGTCCTGCTCGTCGGCAACCATGATCAGCATTCCCAGGGGCAGGGGGGAGCGAGTCTATGTATCTATCGCACCTTAGGGGTACCAGGATTTATGGTTGGCGATCGCCTGCACACCTATTGCATCCAGACCTCCCATGGCCCGGTGCAGGTAATGACACTCCCTTGGTTAACCCGTTCGACGCTCCTCACCCGCCCCGAAACCGAGGGACTGTCCCTGGGGGAGGTCAACCAGCTCTTGATTGAGCGACTGCGAGTGGCGCTGGAGGGAGAAATTCGGCAGCTTGATCCCGATATTCCCACCGTCCTACTGGCGCATTTAATGGCAGATACGGCTCGTTATGGTGCTGAACGCTTTCTGGCCGTGGGCAAGGGGTTTACAATTCCGCTGTCCTTGCTGACCCGCCCCTGCTTTGACTACGTGGCCCTAGGTCATGTCCACCGGCATCAAATTCTCTGTGAGCAGCCCCCCGTTGTTTACCCCGGCAGCATTGAGCGGGTTGACTTCAGTGAAGCCCAAGAGGATAAGGGCTTTATGCTGATTCATTTAGGGCAGGGGCAGACCCAGTTAGAGTTTTGCCCCCTCTCCGTCCGCAGCTTCCACACCGTTGAGGTGGATGTCTCCGATGTTGCCGATCCCCAGGCCGCATTGATGGCAGCCTTAAAGCCCGACCAAATTGAATCCGCAGTGGTGCGGCTAATCTATCGCCTTCGCACTGAGCAGTTGGATCAAGTGGACACAGCACTGCTCCATCAAGCGCTAAGTTCGGCGCACAGTTACACGATCCAACCGGAATTGATCAGTCAACTGGCGCGATCGCGACTGCCTGAACTCGGAGCTGACAGCAGCCTCGACCCCCTAGAAGCCCTGAAGACTTATTTAGCAAGTCGTGAAGATTTACAAGATATTGCTACCGATCTCCTGGAAGCAGCTCAGCATCTATTGACGGATGCCAGCATCGACGACAAACCCGAGGTGGCATCGGTTACCGTTAGCCCAACCCTAGCAACAAGCTCCGACTCAGAACCCCAAGGACAGCTGCGGTTGCTATAG
- a CDS encoding SpoIID/LytB domain-containing protein, with amino-acid sequence MIGAEMGINWPQEALKAQAVASRSYALQKRQTEGNALFDLGDTVAWQVYKGVATESPSTQAAVNATQGQVLSYGGRIIQAVFHSSSGGHTENVEDVWSRPLPYLRGVPDYDQGSPVFQWMQTFSRDQISQRISGVGRVISVTPARVSPTGRLISVRVMGDRGTRVIDADAVRSALGLKSTWFKVTPLFDPVASAGSLQSVPKGFQINGRGFGHGLGMSQWGAYNLSKQGYTYQQILAHYYQNTQLAQIDVR; translated from the coding sequence GTGATCGGAGCTGAGATGGGCATCAACTGGCCCCAGGAAGCCCTGAAGGCTCAGGCCGTGGCTTCTCGATCCTATGCCCTGCAAAAACGCCAAACCGAAGGCAATGCCCTGTTCGATCTCGGTGATACAGTTGCTTGGCAAGTTTATAAAGGGGTGGCCACAGAATCTCCCAGTACCCAAGCGGCGGTGAATGCCACCCAGGGGCAAGTCCTCAGCTATGGAGGCAGAATTATTCAAGCGGTATTCCATTCCTCCTCGGGAGGGCACACCGAAAACGTCGAGGATGTATGGTCTCGCCCCCTGCCCTACCTGCGTGGTGTTCCGGACTATGATCAGGGGTCTCCCGTCTTTCAATGGATGCAAACCTTCTCCCGGGATCAAATCAGCCAACGGATTTCTGGTGTCGGACGCGTGATCTCCGTTACCCCCGCCCGAGTTTCGCCAACGGGACGACTAATTAGTGTGCGCGTCATGGGGGACAGAGGGACACGGGTGATCGATGCGGATGCGGTGCGGAGTGCCCTGGGTTTGAAAAGCACCTGGTTTAAGGTCACCCCCCTATTTGATCCAGTTGCCAGCGCGGGCAGTTTACAGTCTGTACCCAAGGGGTTTCAGATCAATGGCCGGGGTTTCGGCCATGGTCTCGGAATGAGCCAGTGGGGGGCCTATAACCTGTCCAAGCAGGGCTACACCTACCAGCAGATTCTGGCTCACTACTACCAGAACACTCAGCTCGCCCAGATTGATGTCCGTTAA
- a CDS encoding alpha/beta hydrolase codes for MNLLPTSVALCLCLLAVFGFLLSLWIVIPAPTEWLLPLAVGAPELSPWLLGLNLLVMVLSFLGCQLLGWQQMGWLRLSLGLSLVAVIWSAVPLVQLPGVIDHANLVMQRSLGADYAWKIPHQVVSKLRSQPFQFQTAFTGIAIPTGRETLGIEFAAPDHQPLKLDVYHPDDVGLYPAIVVIYGGAWQRGSPSQNQPFSRYMANQGYTVVAVSYRHAPRFHFPAQLEDIQAALGFIHDHAIALEIDTQRLALMGWSAGAHLAMLAAYQPSTFPVQAVVSYYGPVDLAKGYYDLPKPDPMGAQAILRTFIGGSPPEFPLAFQQASPIHWVRSQLPPTLLVYGGHDHVVEARFGQHLSEELQAAGNTTVFLEIPWAEHAFDAVFNGPSNQLALYYTERFLAWALKPGT; via the coding sequence ATGAACTTACTGCCCACGAGTGTTGCTCTCTGCCTCTGTTTGCTGGCTGTCTTCGGGTTCCTGCTCAGCCTTTGGATTGTGATCCCAGCACCCACCGAGTGGCTCCTCCCCTTGGCCGTGGGTGCCCCAGAGTTGAGTCCCTGGTTGCTGGGGCTGAATCTGTTGGTCATGGTGCTGTCGTTCCTAGGATGTCAGCTGTTAGGCTGGCAACAGATGGGATGGCTACGTCTGAGTTTGGGGTTGAGTCTGGTGGCGGTGATCTGGAGTGCTGTCCCCTTGGTGCAACTACCTGGGGTGATTGACCATGCCAACCTGGTAATGCAGCGATCGCTGGGGGCTGACTATGCCTGGAAAATTCCTCACCAGGTGGTGTCCAAGCTGCGATCGCAGCCGTTTCAGTTCCAAACAGCCTTCACTGGCATTGCCATACCAACCGGGCGAGAGACCCTGGGCATAGAGTTTGCAGCCCCCGATCACCAGCCCTTAAAACTGGATGTTTACCATCCCGATGACGTGGGTCTCTATCCGGCCATTGTCGTTATCTACGGGGGCGCATGGCAGCGGGGCAGTCCCAGCCAGAATCAGCCGTTTAGCCGTTACATGGCAAATCAAGGCTACACCGTGGTCGCGGTTTCCTACCGACATGCTCCCAGATTTCATTTTCCGGCTCAGTTAGAGGATATTCAGGCGGCGCTGGGATTTATCCATGACCACGCGATCGCCCTCGAAATTGATACCCAGCGCCTCGCCCTCATGGGTTGGTCTGCCGGAGCCCACCTAGCGATGCTGGCCGCTTATCAGCCCTCGACTTTCCCCGTACAGGCAGTGGTGAGTTACTATGGCCCCGTAGATCTGGCCAAAGGATACTACGATCTGCCCAAACCTGATCCCATGGGAGCCCAAGCCATCCTCCGAACATTCATCGGCGGATCGCCTCCAGAATTTCCCCTAGCGTTCCAGCAGGCTTCCCCCATCCATTGGGTTAGATCCCAGTTACCGCCCACATTGCTGGTTTACGGGGGGCACGATCATGTCGTCGAGGCGAGATTTGGTCAACACTTATCAGAGGAATTGCAGGCAGCGGGCAACACCACGGTATTCCTAGAAATACCCTGGGCCGAACATGCCTTTGATGCGGTGTTTAATGGTCCCAGTAATCAGTTGGCTCTTTACTATACGGAGCGCTTTTTAGCTTGGGCCTTGAAACCGGGTACCTAG
- a CDS encoding PilW family protein, with protein sequence MNHLITRYLAVYWGRLRRRGTLGFTLIELLVAGLVAAILTGAMLSMVVELMQNDRRDFARTEVQREMAQALDFIASDLRQAIYIYEPGCVNATASATNCPSRSIVVGATTNYLASLASTINLPSSGAAKVIPVVAFWKLDKVPYVDSPTGDENLPTTAQCTAFAPNPATATTAQNLQRSECEALRIVQNAYTLVVYALVPDNSTTDPSRLWEGPAFLRRYQLQQYPSGGVATLTKNYTTDPDSSFRKWPCSESGGTITCESLAMESPITVVDYVDYDIATAPVTCATSYTLSGQQFADASALINSNFYACVRSPVEDRNIGLVQDAILYLRGNALTRANFSQASTAQQPLYKPSVQTQAQARSVFQRTPPN encoded by the coding sequence ATGAACCATTTAATTACCAGATACCTTGCAGTCTATTGGGGCAGGCTTCGGCGACGAGGCACCCTGGGGTTCACCCTCATAGAACTTTTGGTTGCTGGCTTGGTAGCCGCAATTTTGACTGGGGCAATGCTCTCAATGGTGGTGGAGTTGATGCAAAATGATCGGCGGGATTTTGCCCGTACCGAAGTTCAGCGAGAAATGGCTCAAGCTCTCGATTTTATTGCCTCTGATCTGCGGCAAGCGATTTATATCTACGAACCAGGGTGTGTGAATGCCACAGCCTCTGCTACCAACTGCCCAAGCCGTAGCATTGTAGTCGGAGCCACCACCAATTATCTGGCTTCTTTAGCCTCGACCATCAACCTACCCAGCTCGGGTGCCGCTAAAGTGATTCCGGTCGTGGCTTTTTGGAAACTGGATAAAGTCCCCTATGTGGATAGCCCCACTGGCGATGAGAATCTGCCCACCACGGCTCAATGTACAGCCTTTGCCCCCAACCCCGCCACAGCCACAACGGCCCAGAATCTTCAGCGGTCTGAATGTGAAGCCCTCAGAATTGTCCAAAATGCCTACACCTTAGTGGTCTATGCCTTGGTGCCAGATAATTCCACCACAGACCCCTCTAGGCTCTGGGAGGGGCCAGCCTTTCTGCGTCGCTATCAGTTGCAGCAATATCCGTCTGGTGGTGTGGCAACCCTCACCAAAAATTACACCACCGACCCTGATTCCAGCTTTAGAAAGTGGCCTTGTTCTGAAAGCGGCGGCACTATCACCTGTGAATCATTGGCAATGGAATCGCCCATTACCGTGGTTGACTATGTTGACTACGATATTGCGACGGCACCTGTCACCTGTGCAACCAGTTATACCCTAAGTGGTCAGCAGTTTGCAGATGCATCAGCACTGATCAATAGCAATTTCTATGCCTGTGTCAGAAGTCCTGTAGAAGACAGGAATATTGGTCTGGTTCAGGATGCCATCCTATACCTGCGGGGGAATGCCTTGACACGGGCTAATTTTTCTCAAGCCAGTACGGCCCAACAACCGCTTTACAAACCCAGTGTGCAAACCCAAGCCCAAGCTCGCAGTGTCTTTCAACGAACCCCACCTAATTAA
- a CDS encoding ribonuclease Z, producing MQITFLGTSSGVPTRSRNVSSIALRLPQRAEVWLLDCGEGTQHQVLHSEIKISQITRIFITHMHGDHIFGLMGLLASCGLAGNPNRIDIYGPPGLDDYLRACGRYSQTHFSYPIKVHTVQPGLLFEDEEFRVRCGPLKHRVPAFGYRIEEKDRPGHFDADQAAALGIPFGPLYGKLKRGEQITLPDGRKVQGRDLCGPTQVGRKLAYCTDTIYCDEAVELAAGVDVLIHEATFAHQDAALAYQRLHSTSTMAAQVALAAQVQQLIMTHFSPRYAPGNALELGDLLAEARAIFPHTEMAYDFLTYEISRHPNTGGDRRGTAALADLTHR from the coding sequence TTGCAAATTACTTTTCTCGGAACTAGTTCAGGGGTGCCCACGCGATCGCGCAATGTCTCGAGTATTGCCCTGCGATTGCCCCAACGGGCAGAGGTTTGGCTCTTGGACTGTGGAGAAGGCACCCAACATCAGGTGCTCCACAGTGAGATCAAAATCAGTCAGATCACCCGCATCTTCATTACCCACATGCACGGGGATCACATCTTTGGGCTGATGGGCCTCTTAGCCAGTTGCGGTCTGGCGGGCAACCCCAATCGCATTGATATCTATGGCCCCCCAGGATTGGATGACTATCTGCGAGCCTGTGGCCGTTACTCCCAAACCCACTTTTCGTACCCGATCAAGGTTCATACGGTTCAACCGGGTCTCCTCTTTGAGGATGAAGAATTTCGAGTCCGTTGTGGCCCCTTAAAACATCGCGTCCCGGCCTTTGGTTACCGGATTGAAGAAAAGGATCGCCCCGGCCATTTTGACGCTGATCAAGCCGCAGCTCTGGGAATACCCTTTGGTCCCCTCTACGGCAAACTCAAGCGCGGAGAACAAATTACCTTGCCCGATGGGCGTAAAGTTCAGGGTCGGGATCTTTGTGGCCCCACCCAGGTGGGGCGGAAGCTCGCCTACTGCACCGATACCATCTACTGTGACGAGGCGGTAGAACTGGCTGCGGGGGTGGATGTTTTGATTCACGAAGCCACCTTTGCCCACCAGGATGCAGCGTTAGCCTATCAACGCCTCCACTCCACCTCAACCATGGCGGCTCAAGTGGCATTGGCTGCCCAGGTACAGCAATTAATCATGACCCATTTCAGTCCCCGCTATGCCCCTGGCAATGCCCTAGAACTGGGGGATCTGTTGGCAGAAGCCCGGGCTATTTTTCCCCATACGGAGATGGCCTACGATTTTCTCACCTACGAAATTTCTCGCCACCCTAACACGGGGGGAGACCGTCGCGGCACGGCTGCCCTAGCCGATCTGACCCATCGCTAG
- a CDS encoding pilus assembly FimT family protein, with product MKNSTSGYTLTEIMITLVVMGVLSALVTPSLFALLTRQQLNSAQANALNVIRQAQSTAKQSSQKVQACFRTSSTNGVEYQVQTVAQPEVAANNCMGAWQTLVTGGTNIQVDATNSSMTLRNSYRSIRFQDDGWVDGSMGRITFIPKTRTMPRRCVWVSTLIGTMRTAGDDGSSDANCT from the coding sequence ATGAAAAACTCTACTTCGGGATACACCTTAACTGAGATTATGATCACGCTAGTTGTGATGGGTGTTTTGTCTGCCCTAGTCACGCCTAGTCTATTTGCCCTGCTCACACGGCAGCAGCTAAATAGTGCCCAAGCCAATGCCTTAAATGTAATCAGGCAAGCGCAATCAACGGCCAAGCAGAGTTCACAAAAGGTACAAGCTTGTTTTCGCACCAGTAGTACCAATGGGGTTGAGTACCAGGTACAAACCGTTGCCCAACCAGAGGTTGCTGCGAATAACTGCATGGGCGCTTGGCAGACCCTGGTTACAGGGGGGACTAACATTCAGGTCGATGCCACCAATAGCTCTATGACCCTGCGAAATAGCTATCGGAGTATTCGCTTTCAAGACGATGGTTGGGTAGATGGCTCAATGGGGAGAATTACCTTCATCCCCAAAACTAGAACCATGCCTAGGCGTTGTGTTTGGGTTTCAACCCTGATCGGCACCATGCGAACGGCTGGCGACGATGGCTCCTCTGATGCCAATTGCACCTAA
- a CDS encoding isochorismate synthase, with product MSNELGSGWAIAAMDATAYLKTEGPQRFNLAQDFIQACLADIIKAGTLDHPFAGPHFFCSFTFFDHHSHQAPVFPAATVFLPRWQVACQHDQTVIVANLVVSPDSNLQLLTTNLWQEWQRLQAIPAAPDRSPEGRWAKIAVPSFAQQDVVPAHQFKTAVGSALSAIAANYFHKIVLSHPLDVIAPTPIDWGHALENLRQLNSDCYIFSTSNGQGQTFIGASPERLLSLQQANLITDALAGSAPRGKSPLEDAQYAHHLLRSTKELHEHQVVIDFIRQRLSRLGLIPHCSTLQPCLLQLPNIQHLRTPIQAQVPPDVHLLEILAELHPTPAVAGAPRDIACQEIRRHETFERGLYAAPLGWVDHHGNGEFIVGIRSALLDGCQARLYAGAGIVAGSDPDQELAEIHLKLQALLKALS from the coding sequence TTGAGCAATGAACTGGGCAGTGGTTGGGCGATCGCAGCCATGGATGCTACCGCCTATCTGAAAACCGAAGGCCCCCAGCGGTTTAACCTTGCCCAAGACTTCATCCAAGCCTGCCTGGCTGACATCATCAAAGCTGGGACGCTGGATCATCCCTTTGCCGGCCCTCATTTCTTTTGCAGTTTCACCTTTTTTGATCACCACTCCCACCAGGCTCCGGTGTTTCCGGCGGCAACGGTGTTTTTACCTCGGTGGCAGGTGGCTTGCCAGCACGATCAGACGGTGATTGTAGCCAACCTTGTGGTCAGTCCCGACAGTAATCTTCAGTTGCTCACCACCAATCTCTGGCAAGAATGGCAGCGGCTGCAAGCCATCCCTGCGGCACCAGATCGATCCCCAGAGGGGCGCTGGGCAAAGATCGCTGTGCCGTCCTTTGCCCAGCAGGATGTAGTCCCAGCCCACCAGTTTAAGACCGCAGTGGGTTCTGCCCTCTCTGCGATCGCCGCTAATTACTTCCATAAAATTGTCCTGTCCCATCCCCTAGACGTGATTGCGCCGACACCCATTGACTGGGGACACGCCCTGGAAAACTTACGACAGCTCAACAGCGATTGCTATATTTTCTCCACCAGTAATGGGCAGGGGCAAACCTTTATCGGTGCCAGTCCTGAACGCCTCCTGAGCCTGCAACAGGCAAATTTAATCACCGATGCCCTGGCTGGCTCGGCTCCCAGAGGCAAATCTCCCCTTGAAGATGCCCAGTATGCCCATCATCTTCTCCGCAGCACCAAAGAACTGCATGAACACCAGGTTGTGATTGATTTCATTCGTCAACGGCTATCACGCCTTGGGTTAATCCCCCACTGCTCAACGCTGCAACCTTGCCTGCTGCAATTGCCAAACATTCAGCATCTGCGCACCCCAATTCAGGCCCAGGTGCCCCCTGATGTTCACCTTCTGGAAATCTTAGCGGAGTTGCATCCCACCCCCGCCGTTGCCGGAGCCCCCAGAGACATTGCCTGCCAGGAAATTCGTCGCCATGAAACCTTTGAGCGGGGTCTTTATGCTGCTCCTCTGGGTTGGGTAGACCATCATGGCAATGGGGAGTTTATCGTTGGCATTCGTTCAGCGCTCCTAGATGGCTGTCAAGCACGCCTCTATGCCGGTGCGGGGATTGTCGCGGGGTCAGATCCGGATCAAGAACTGGCTGAAATTCACCTCAAACTCCAAGCACTGTTGAAAGCACTCAGCTAA
- a CDS encoding type IV pilus modification PilV family protein, translating into MQRIPSRRSEAGFTLIEALIATFILGIVGLTLFPAIAMTVMTRGQNQKAELALQVAQGEVNRIRLLVERGDLTYSELNPQLPPIASQTTPQSVPAPSGTTSTLTYLDTTCLPASTSTSWCMVKHPVSGDIVLGIQTFRVNTVTDSVTSLPMSMSIGVRVYDINALKAGTLESPPVANATLGLSTNQSRIEPGSGGRRPLITLYAPIVRSDFPGNNDTLSPRYSSLKNYCDLEKQRLGLTFTCPTK; encoded by the coding sequence ATGCAACGAATACCTTCCCGACGGTCAGAGGCTGGCTTCACCCTCATTGAGGCGTTAATTGCAACGTTTATTTTAGGAATTGTTGGCCTGACCCTGTTCCCAGCCATTGCCATGACCGTGATGACTCGAGGTCAGAATCAGAAGGCAGAGCTAGCTTTGCAAGTGGCTCAGGGCGAAGTGAATCGGATTCGTTTGCTAGTGGAACGGGGAGATTTAACCTATTCAGAGTTAAATCCTCAGCTACCGCCCATCGCCTCTCAAACAACCCCCCAGAGTGTACCCGCCCCCTCTGGAACTACCTCGACGTTAACCTACTTAGACACAACCTGCCTCCCTGCCTCAACATCCACCAGTTGGTGCATGGTGAAGCACCCCGTCAGTGGGGATATTGTTTTGGGCATTCAGACGTTTCGAGTGAATACGGTAACAGACAGTGTCACCAGTCTGCCAATGTCGATGAGCATTGGGGTACGAGTTTATGACATCAATGCCCTGAAAGCAGGTACCTTAGAATCTCCCCCCGTGGCCAATGCGACCTTAGGTTTATCCACCAATCAGAGCCGGATCGAACCTGGTTCAGGAGGGCGGCGGCCTCTGATCACGTTATACGCCCCCATCGTTCGCAGTGATTTTCCGGGTAATAACGACACCTTATCTCCCAGATATTCTTCTTTGAAAAACTACTGTGATCTTGAAAAACAGAGACTAGGGCTGACCTTTACTTGTCCAACAAAGTAG
- a CDS encoding aldo/keto reductase, with protein sequence MEPRKLGTTDILITPILMGTWQAGKRGWVGIEDSETVQAIRTAFDCGITTIDTAEVYGEGHSEQMVAAALSTVRNQVVYATKVFPTHLKFDQVLQACDRSLKNLKTDYIDLYQIHWPTGAFGAEIVPISETMTALNTLKQQGKIRAIGVSNFSCEQLAEASQYGRIDSLQPSYSLFWRQVEQASVAYCVEHQISILAYSSLAQGLLTGRFGRGHQFPPEDNRAANKLFQGENMERAQQALEKLRPIAQRHHTTLGNLALAWLIAQPQTQAIVGARAADQVRENALAVTVDLNAEDLAAIDAIGRLVTDPLDDNPVK encoded by the coding sequence ATGGAACCACGCAAACTGGGGACGACGGATATTTTGATCACTCCCATCTTGATGGGAACTTGGCAGGCTGGAAAACGGGGGTGGGTTGGGATTGAAGACTCAGAGACGGTGCAGGCCATTCGCACCGCTTTTGATTGCGGCATTACCACCATTGATACAGCTGAGGTTTATGGCGAGGGTCACTCTGAGCAGATGGTGGCAGCAGCACTTTCAACAGTCCGCAATCAGGTCGTTTATGCCACCAAGGTATTTCCTACCCATTTAAAGTTCGATCAGGTCCTTCAAGCCTGCGATCGCTCTCTGAAAAATCTCAAGACCGACTATATCGATCTGTATCAAATTCACTGGCCGACCGGAGCCTTCGGCGCAGAAATCGTTCCTATTTCTGAAACCATGACAGCTCTGAATACCTTGAAGCAACAGGGCAAAATTCGAGCGATCGGGGTCTCTAATTTCTCCTGTGAACAACTGGCGGAAGCGTCACAATATGGGCGAATTGATAGTCTGCAACCCTCCTATTCTTTGTTTTGGCGGCAGGTGGAGCAAGCGTCGGTTGCCTACTGCGTTGAACACCAAATTTCCATTCTGGCGTATTCTTCCTTGGCTCAGGGGTTATTGACCGGGCGCTTTGGGCGAGGGCATCAATTTCCTCCTGAAGATAACCGGGCGGCGAACAAACTTTTCCAGGGCGAGAATATGGAACGGGCGCAACAAGCCCTGGAAAAATTGCGTCCGATTGCCCAGCGCCATCACACAACTCTGGGAAATTTAGCGCTGGCCTGGTTAATTGCCCAGCCCCAAACCCAGGCGATTGTGGGTGCCAGGGCAGCGGATCAAGTGCGAGAAAATGCTCTGGCAGTAACCGTAGATTTAAATGCGGAAGACTTAGCAGCCATTGATGCCATTGGGCGGCTAGTCACCGATCCCCTGGACGATAACCCAGTGAAGTGA